The following are encoded in a window of Ogataea parapolymorpha DL-1 chromosome VII, whole genome shotgun sequence genomic DNA:
- a CDS encoding 60S ribosomal protein L43: MRHILTCHLHAPQQPTRLVTCPDPGLENIKNFKPFFKLSKLQYPRCRTKKVGITGKYGVRYGSSLRRQCKKLEVQQHSKYDCSFCGKKTVKRGAAGIWTCKSCKKTVAGGAYTVSTAAAATIRSTIRRLRELAEA; the protein is encoded by the exons ATGCGCCACATACTTACTTGTCATTTGCATGCGCCACAGCAACCTACCCGCCTCGTCACGTGCCCCGACCCAGGGCTCGAGaatataaaaaattttaaacCATTTTTCAAACTATCCAAACTACAGTACCCGAGATGTAG AACTAAGAAGGTTGGAATCACCGGTAAATACGGTGTCAGATACGGTTCTTCCCTGAGAAGACAATGTAAGAAACTCGAAGTTCAACAACACTCCAAATACGACTGCTCGTTCTGCGGAAAGAAGACTGTCAAGagaggagctgctggaatcTGGACTTGCAAGTCTTGCAAGAAGActgttgctggaggagccTACACCGTTTcgactgctgctgccgccACCATCAGATCCACCATCAGACGTCTGAGAGAGTTGGCTGAGGCATAA
- a CDS encoding Glutamine synthetase, with amino-acid sequence MVQEISILEHTNILSKYLDLDQRGKIVAEYVWIDSSGETRSKGRTLSKKITDVSQLPEWNFDGSSTGQAPGDNSDVYLRPVAYYPDPFRKGDNIIVLCECWNNDGTPNKFNHRHECNKLMTAHASEQIWFGLEQEYTLLDPVDGSIYGWPKGGFPAPQGPYYCGVGTGKVYARDVIEAHYRACLYAGVTISGINAEVMPSQWEFQVGPCEGIKMGDELWIARYLLNRVAEEFGVKVTFHPKPLKGDWNGAGCHTNVSTASMRKPGGMKAIEEAIEKLSKRHKEHIALYGSDNDLRLTGRHETASMESFSYGVANRGASVRIPRSVQAEGYGYFEDRRPASNIDPYLVTGIMVETVCGSIPDADMTKEYQRQSA; translated from the coding sequence ATGGTTCAAGAAATCTCGATTTTGGAACACACCAACATCCTGTCCAAGTATTTGGATCTGGATCAGCGTGGAAAGATCGTCGCCGAATACGTCTGGATCGATAGTTCCGGAGAAACGAGATCCAAGGGCAGAACCCTgtccaaaaaaatcaccgACGTGTCCCAGCTGCCAGAGTGGAACTTTGACGGCTCCTCCACTGGCCAGGCTCCCGGCGACAACTCGGATGTCTACCTCAGACCCGTCGCCTACTACCCAGACCCATTCAGAAAGGGCGATAACATCATTGTCCTTTGTGAGTGCTGGAACAACGACGGAACCCCAAACAAGTTCAACCACAGACACGAGTGCAACAAGCTCATGACCGCCCACGCTTCCGAACAGATCTGGTTTGGTCTTGAACAGGAGTACACTCTCTTGGACCCTGTGGACGGCTCTATCTATGGCTGGCCAAAGGGAGGTTTCCCAGCTCCACAAGGACCATACTACTGTGGTGTGGGTACCGGAAAAGTGTATGCCAGAGACGTGATCGAGGCGCACTACAGAGCCTGCTTGTACGCCGGCGTTACCATCTCTGGTATCAACGCCGAGGTCATGCCTTCCCAGTGGGAGTTCCAGGTCGGACCATGTGAGGGAATTAAGATGGGAGACGAGCTCTGGATCGCCAGATACCTGCTCAACAGAGTTGCTGAGGAGTTTGGTGTCAAGGTGACGTTCCATCCAAAGCCACTGAAGGGAGACTGGAACGGTGCTGGTTGCCACACCAACGTCTCCACTGCCTCGATGAGAAAGCCTGGCGGAATGAAGGCcatcgaggaggccatcGAGAAACTGTCCAAGAGACACAAGGAGCACATTGCTCTTTACGGTTCCGACAACGATCTCAGACTCACCGGTCGCCACGAGACCGCCTCCATGGAGAGCTTCTCGTACGGTGTTGCCAACAGAGGTGCCTCTGTCAGAATCCCAAGATCTGTCCAGGCCGAGGGCTACGGATACTTTGAGGACAGAAGACCGGCTTCCAACATCGATCCTTACCTGGTTACGGGTATCATGGTCGAGACTGTTTGCGGCTCCATTCCAGACGCAGACATGACCAAGGAGTACCAAAGACAGTCCGCTTGA
- a CDS encoding putative dioxygenase, whose translation MHERVPKYINPDKALSQATHKMPEQTSIEFVPLDGQPFGAEVRLPSYTTNPAELNDADFQKLKEGLMTYSVLVVPNQENLSPESQHSLTVRFDPTTSSGYGHDPSLFHSSKSILAKDGRSVPTRPEVQMVGNGSFEAGHEGMKAFTLEHPTHHHFHKDILSDEEVARGQTRFYRWHIDAALYDLAPPVVTTLLGLIVPSKNETQKVVYEDTKEVKELVKGATAFASGKIAFDLLSDEDKQFALNHTVVYAPHPYIFINNCKATSDGLTIVSEKPPKEVPLDELPPWEPSKVKKLPMVWTNPITKNQHLQVHGCCVYQLVNSKTGEVVAELEQAREIVHRFMRPAISPQHIYCHGWNKGDLCIFHNRGVIHSVTGEFEPHEKRLMHQCNVASGEDPVLLN comes from the coding sequence ATGCATGAGCGGGTGCCAAAGTATATAAACCCAGATAAGGCCCTGTCACAGGCCACACACAAGATGCCAGAGCAAACGAGTATTGAATTTGTGCCTTTGGACGGCCAGCCTTTTGGCGCCGAGGTCCGTCTGCCCAGCTACACAACCAACCCTGCCGAGCTGAATGATGCTGActtccagaagctcaaggaaGGTCTGATGACCTACTCCGTGCTGGTTGTGCCCAACCAGGAGAACCTGTCGCCGGAGTCGCAGCACTCGCTGACCGTGCGGTTTGATCCgaccaccagcagcggctACGGCCACGATCCGAGCCTGTTCCACTCGTCCAAGTCGATTCTGGCCAAGGACGGGCGCTCGGTGCCTACGCGGCCCGAGGTCCAAATGGTGGGCAACGGCTCGTTCGAGGCGGGCCACGAGGGCATGAAGGCGTTCACGCTTGAGCATCCGACCCACCACCATTTCCACAAGGACATCctgagcgacgaggaggttGCGCGCGGCCAGACCCGTTTCTACAGATGGCACATCGACGCGGCGCTGTACGATCTGGCACCGCCTGTGGTGACGACGCTGCTGGGACTGATCGTCCCGTCAAAGAACGAGACACAAAAGGTTGTCTATGAGGACACCaaggaggtcaaggagctcgTCAAGGGTGCCACCGCGTTTGCGTCGGGCAAGATCGCTTTCGACCTGCTTtccgacgaggacaagcaGTTTGCGCTCAACCACACCGTTGTGTACGCTCCACATCCATacatcttcatcaacaactgCAAAGCCACTTCAGACGGCCTCACCATCGTTTCCGAAAAGCCTCCTAAGGAGGTGcctttggacgagctgccacCATGGGAGCCTTCCAAGGTTAAGAAACTGCCGATGGTCTGGACAAACCCTATCACGAAAAACCAGCATCTCCAGGTGCACGGCTGCTGCGTGTACCAGCTGGTGAACTCCAAGACGGGCGAGGTGGtggccgagctggagcaggcgCGCGAGATTGTGCACCGGTTCATGCGGCCGGCCATTTCGCCGCAACACATCTACTGCCACGGCTGGAACAAGGGCGACCTGTGCATCTTCCACAACCGCGGCGTGATCCACAGCGTCACCGGCGAGTTCGAGCCGCACGAAAAACGGCTCATGCACCAGTGCAACGTGGCCAGCGGCGAGGACCCTGTCTTGCTCAACTAG
- a CDS encoding Bud site selection protein BUD4 translates to MTSTDDIFKLANQSVDELLREISSQAPQNPNLSSSPTTEPLQIEDVNIDKNNINSSTKETPVFNGPRALEQSPIKKSVLAFEPEIGPDELFDRPLPALKPSESDYSVKSMPNLPSAAANLWDSPSARSSTSADSERTIAVDEKRPGSPQKNLRQQLQNASPEQPTHSRANSVSSLSIHKTRPAPHNNPRHVSLQSTASLSENDFVSAEEGSSSDRGSEPDSDATVDIVDETADDTMQTHESEHGPKAAPFVDDLYESFEGPEIAQPQKRVSSAESAEPEDILAIWSTQQDFQKVHKTQPSFQSVCDPKKYVVSKDHFKEIKISNPLLARDDNEADDEEEEQEEQEEQEEQKEEQKTGDQASSHASFAAPEVSLERTFRNPLDSIQDTETSKMSLDSINLSDLLQDGEDSFLREIEAWEPETRVQPVITPAANAETLSNVWRRGTLSRKPVSAKVDNESVQIPRMSANEVEQLMILKKMTSDEFQVKEANSKLTLESNGPHLEQRVQVSDARSEVTDDKASAIVPDLSIATGQTAPKYGDLVPVARRGLTSRAPLGTLTDEQMNSRISSIQSAAKRVSSALSSSTKVDEPAPLVLGEQGRFFLRVMAVRELNLPELGRRNAQFQIVLDNSIHRLTTDYFPIESAQFVPVNKEFELVVGASLEIVLTLKLRYDKPKDQLVEVVEKRKAKPKNKLAKLLGFKDIVTSTRYVTRPAEKDPLEHTVAPDGSFAKLKISFDNFKEHVTCESKIFKLDGLNEWKTVGGKSAAPHKVCAIDFNMLFVPRTSEHETLPTSIKSAYEQVEQVRSTLATRHEGYMYQEGGDIDAWTRRFFKLDGYDLSAHHETTKKLRARINLRRVVDVEYVGKTAPDGQNGRRVYSDRLLLNDAFRLRFANGETIYFGCDSKREKTEWVNLLEAVAARNSFRRQPWVKQMLTKCT, encoded by the coding sequence ATGACCTCTACGGACGACATTTTCAAACTGGCCAACCAGTCGGTCGACGAGCTCTTGCGAGAAATCAGCTCGCAGGCTCCACAAAACCCGAACCTATCGTCTTCTCCCACCACCGAGCCCTTACAAATTGAGGATGTAAACATCGACAAAAACAACATCAATTCGAGCACAAAAGAAACCCCCGTCTTTAATGGCCCCCGTGCTCTTGAACAGAGCCCCATCAAAAAGTCGGTGCTCGCCTTTGAGCCAGAAATCGGGccagacgagctgtttgacagACCACTGCCTGCCTTGAAACCGTCCGAGTCGGACTATTCCGTCAAGTCGATGCCCAATCTGCCGTCCGCAGCGGCCAATTTGTGGGACTCGCCGTCGGCGCGGTCCAGCACGTCGGCAGACTCCGAAAGAACCATCGCCGTCGACGAGAAACGGCCCGGCAGTCCTCAGAAGAACCTGCGCCAGCAACTACAGAATGCCTCACCCGAACAGCCAACGCACTCCCGCGCCAATTCTGTCAGCTCGCTCTCCATCCACAAAACCAGACCCGCCCCACATAATAACCCTCGCCACGTCTCTTTGCAGAGCACCGCCTCTTTGAGCGAGAACGATTTCGTTTCTGCCGAGGAGGGCAGCTCGAGCGACCGCGGGTCGGAACCAGACAGCGACGCGACGGTCGATATCGTCGACGAGACGGCCGACGACACAATGCAGACGCACGAGAGCGAGCACGGCCCCAAGGCGGCCCCGTTTGTGGACGATCTGTACGAGTCGTTTGAAGGCCCTGAAATCGCACAGCCGCAGAAACGCGTCTCGTCTGCCGAGTCGGCGGAGCCCGAAGACATTCTGGCCATCTGGTCGACGCAGCAAGACTTCCAGAAAGTGCACAAGACCCAGCCGTCGTTCCAGAGCGTCTGCGACCCGAAGAAGTACGTGGTGAGCAAGGACCAtttcaaggagatcaaaatcagcaatcCGCTGCTTGCGAGggacgacaacgaggcggacgacgaggaagaggagcaggaggagcaggaggagcaggaggagcagaaagaagagcaaaAAACAGGAGACCAAGCGTCCAGCCACGCCAGCTTTGCCGCTCCAGAGGTGTCTCTTGAAAGAACATTCCGCAACCCGCTGGATTCCATCCAGGACACCGAGACTTCGAAAATGTCGCTCGACTCGATCAATCTCTCAGACCTGCTCCAGGACGGCGAGGACTCGTTTCTGCGGGAAATCGAGGCCTGGGAGCCAGAGACGCGCGTGCAACCGGTTATCACGCCTGCTGCCAACGCAGAAACGCTCTCCAACGTGTGGCGGCGCGGAACACTCAGCAGAAAGCCTGTTTCTGCCAAGGTCGACAACGAAAGCGTCCAGATTCCGCGGATGTCTGCGAACGAGGTGGAGCAGCTCATGAttctcaagaaaatgaccagcgacgagttccagGTCAAGGAAGCCAACAGCAAGCTGACGCTCGAGAGCAACGGGCCGCACCTGGAGCAACGCGTCCAGGTGAGCGACGCGCGTAGCGAAGTGACAGACGACAAGGCGTCGGCGATCGTGCCTGACTTGTCGATTGCCACGGGCCAGACAGCACCGAAATACGGCGACCTGGTGCCTGTTGCACGGCGTGGACTGACGAGTCGCGCGCCGCTGGGCACGCTGACCGATGAGCAGATGAACTCGCGCATCAGCTCGATCCAGTCAGCTGCCAAGCGGGTGAGCTCTGcgctgtcgtcgtcgacgaAAGTCGACGAGCCGGCGCCGCTCGTTCTGGGCGAGCAGGGCCGGTTTTTCCTGCGCGTGATGGCTGTGCGGGAGCTGAACTTGCCCGAGCTGGGCCGGCGCAACGCGCAATTCCAGATAGTGCTCGACAACTCGATCCATCGGCTCACGACAGACTATTTCCCGATCGAGTCCGCGCAGTTTGTGCCGGTGAACAAGgagttcgagctcgtcgtcggcgcGTCGCTCGAGATCGTGCTCACGCTCAAGCTGCGGTATGATAAGCCCAaggaccagctggtggaggtggtggagaagCGCAAAGCAAAGCCGAAGAACAAGCTTGCGAAACTGCTCGGATTCAAAGATATCGTCACATCGACGCGATACGTGACCCGGCCGGCGGAAAAGGACCCGCTCGAGCACACGGTGGCTCCCGACGGCTCGTTTGcaaagctcaagatctcGTTCGACAACTTCAAGGAGCACGTCACGTGCgagtccaagatcttcaagCTGGACGGGCTGAACGAGTGGAAGACCGTGGGCGGCAAGTCTGCTGCGCCGCACAAAGTGTGTGCGATCGATTTCAACATGCTATTTGTTCCTCGCACCAGCGAGCACGAAACGCTGCCGACAAGCATCAAGAGCGCGTACGAGCAGGTCGAGCAGGTTCGCAGCACGCTTGCCACGCGCCATGAGGGCTACATGTACCAGGAGGGCGGCGACATCGACGCTTGGACGCGTCgttttttcaagctcgaCGGCTACGACCTGAGCGCGCACCACGAGACCACCAAGAAGCTGCGTGCGCGGATAAACCTGCGGCGCGTCGTGGACGTCGAGTACGTGGGAAAGACGGCTCCAGACGGCCAGAACGGCAGACGTGTGTATAGCGACCggttgctgctgaacgacgcTTTTCGGCTGCGGTTTGCGAACGGCGAGACGATCTACTTTGGCTGCGACAGCAAGCGCGAGAAGACAGAGTGGGTGAACTTGCTGGAGGCAGTGGCGGCCAGAAACTCTTTCCGGCGTCAGCCGTGGGTCAAGCAAATGCTGACCAAGTGTACTTAA
- a CDS encoding Kynureninase translates to MVSDEAAALDAKYECHADEFTFPTFQSMGLDGPADQKVTYLCGNSLGLMPKNLPQAVNAELDAWAARAVESHFRHPHESTGGVPWMDIDLPVVPLLAPVVGAKPSEVACMGTLTMNLNSLLCAFYRPTKLKYKIVFEKGAFPSDYYAFLNMVKLHGFTDSALIQLEPRPNEFTLRTEDILKTIEDQSDSIALVCLPGIQYYTGQYFEIEKITAFAHAKDCVVGWDLAHAVGNVDLKLHDWDVDFAAWCSYKYLNSGPGAIGGIFVHEKHCRPDVPRLAGWWGNDAGERFKMLEQFRPIDSALGFRQSNPSVLDVVSLKASLETMHKCGGIEKLRAKSIQLTNFLERLLHASPYYRDISESSSTTDPHFIILTPTDPNQRGAQLSLLFKPEDAMEKVFMYMNSHGVICDERRPNVIRLAPAPSYNTFADCVRCVTLLNKSFQVT, encoded by the coding sequence ATGGTCTCTGACGAAGCTGCCGCCCTGGACGCGAAATACGAGTGCCATGCTGACGAGTTTACCTTTCCAACTTTCCAGTCAATGGGATTGGATGGCCCGGCCGACCAGAAAGTGACATATCTCTGCGGGAACTCGCTCGGACTTATGCCCAAAAACCTCCCACAGGCGGTCAATGCTGAGCTGGACGCGTGGGCTGCCCGTGCTGTGGAGTCGCATTTCAGACACCCGCACGAAAGTACCGGGGGAGTTCCGTGGATGGATATCGATCTGCCCGTGGTTCCTCTGCTGGCACCAGTGGTTGGTGCGAAACCAAGCGAGGTGGCGTGTATGGGAACGCTGACGATGAATCTAAACTCACTCTTGTGTGCTTTTTATAGGCCCACCAAACTAAAGTACAAAattgtgtttgagaaaGGCGCGTTTCCATCTGATTACTATGCTTTTCTCAACATGGTCAAATTACATGGCTTCACGGACTCCGCCTTGATCCAGCTCGAACCGAGACCTAATGAGTTCACTCTGCGGACAGAAGACATCCTCAAGACGATTGAAGACCAAAGCGACAGCATTGCGCTCGTTTGCTTGCCGGGAATCCAGTATTACACCGGACAGTATTTCGAGATCGAAAAGATTACAGCCTTTGCTCACGCAAAAGATTGTGTGGTTGGCTGGGATCTTGCGCACGCGGTTGGCAATGTGGACCTAAAATTGCACGACTGGGACGTGGATTTTGCTGCCTGGTGTTCGTACAAGTACCTCAATTCGGGGCCCGGTGCAATTGGTGGCATCTTTGTTCATGAGAAGCATTGCAGGCCGGACGTGCCGCGGTTGGCCGGCTGGTGGGGAAATGATGCAGGCGAGCGTTTCAAGATGCTTGAGCAATTTAGACCAATCGATAGCGCGCTCGGCTTTAGACAGTCCAACCCGAGTGTACTGGACGTTGTCTCGTTGAAGGCATCTTTAGAAACTATGCATAAATGTGGTGGTATCGAAAAATTACGAGCAAAAAGCATACAGTTGACAAACTTTCTAGAGAGATTGCTGCACGCGTCGCCATACTACCGTGACATCAGCGAGTCGAGCAGCACCACCGATCCGCATTTTATCATACTGACTCCAACTGACCCGAATCAGAGAGGAGCGCAGCTGTCGCTACTGTTCAAGCCTGAAGATGCAATGGAAAAAGTTTTCATGTACATGAACTCACACGGCGTTATCTGCGACGAAAGGCGGCCCAACGTCATCAGATTGGCTCCCGCACCTTCGTACAACACGTTTGCCGATTGCGTCAGGTGCGTTACCCTGCTGAACAAAAGTTTTCAGGTCACTTAG
- a CDS encoding Mitogen-activated protein kinase HOG1 produces MTQEFTRTQIFGTVFETTSRYTDLNPVGMGAFGLVCSAKDKLTQQNVAIKKVMKPFSTAVLAKRTYRELKLLNHLRHENLISLDDIFLSPLEDIYFVTELQGTDLHRLLTSRPLEKQFIQYFLYQILRGLKYVHSAGVIHRDLKPSNILINENCDLKICDFGLARIQDPQMTGYVSTRYYRAPEIMLTWQKYDTEVDIWSAGCIFAEMIEGKPLFPGKDHVHQFSIITELLGSPPADVIDTICSENTLRFVQSLPHKEPVPLSERFKGVEPEAVDLLSKMLVFDPRKRVTAEQALEHPYLSPYHDPSDEPTAEEKFDWSFNDADLPLDTWRIMMYSEILDFHEIESSEALNGSNVQQEQYEAEMIQQQHQQSAGQPVRDMN; encoded by the coding sequence ATGACACAAGAGTTTACGAGAACACAGATTTTCGGAACGGTATTCGAAACAACGTCCAGATACACGGACCTGAACCCTGTGGGGATGGGTGCGTTTGGTCTGGTGTGCTCTGCGAAGGATAAGTTGACGCAACAGAACGttgccatcaagaaggTTATGAAGCCGTTCTCCACAGCTGTGTTGGCAAAGAGAACGTATCgcgagctcaaactgctCAACCATCTCAGACACGAGAATCTGATTTCGCTTGACGATATTTTCCTGTCGCCACTGGAAGACATTTATTTTGTCACCGAGCTTCAGGGAACGGATTTACACAGATTGCTGACGTCAAGGcctttggagaaacagTTCATCCAGTACTTTTTATACCAAATCCTACGTGGACTCAAGTACGTGCACTCTGCGGGGGTTATCCACAGAGACTTGAAACCAAGCAACATCCTAATTAATGAAAACTGCGATTTGAAAATATGCGACTTTGGCCTCGCCAGGATCCAAGACCCGCAGATGACAGGTTACGTTTCCACTCGGTACTACCGTGCACCGGAAATCATGCTCACGTGGCAAAAGTACGACACAGAGGTGGACATCTGGTCTGCAGGGTGTATTTTTGCAGAGATGATTGAAGGCAAGCCACTGTTCCCTGGCAAAGACCACGTTCACCAGTTCTCGATCATCACCGAGCTTTTGGGATCCCCGCCTGCAGACGTTATTGACACCATTTGCTCAGAAAACACGCTCAGATTCGTCCAGTCGCTTCCTCACAAAGAGCCAGTCCCATTGTCTGAACGATTTAAGGGTGTCGAGCCTGAGGCCGTCGACTTGCTTTCCAAGATGCTTGTTTTCGATCCTCGCAAGCGGGTCACTGCCGAACAGGCACTCGAACACCCGTACTTGAGCCCGTACCACGACCCTTCGGACGAGCCGACCGCTgaggagaagtttgacTGGAGTTTCAACGACGCAGACCTGCCACTTGATACTTGGAGAATAATGATGTACAGCGAGATTCTGGACTTCCATGAGATCGAGAGCTCGGAGGCTTTGAATGGCAGCAACGTCCAGCAGGAGCAGTATGAAGCAGAAATGATACAGCAGCAACATCAGCAGAGTGCTGGACAACCTGTCAGAGACATGAACTAG
- a CDS encoding Mitochondrial tRNA-specific 2-thiouridylase 1 yields the protein MTVRALRLVRRLSFLRGSTLADYAQPVPNPNDQIVVSMSSGVDSSVAALMYAKQYKNVKGIFMANWSPDSRGGVSKCTVESDWEEVQTICDQIGIPCERVNFEKEYWSDVFEPMLEMYRKGLTPNPDVGCNKYVKFGKMIEHLSTKFSRDNWWLVTGHYARIMKHRATGESHLLRAGFLPKDQSYYLSQMPESVLSKILMPIGHYTKPEVRELAQRYGLVSKDKRDSQGLCFVSQHGNFKDFLDEFLPPNPGDIVTADGRVWGRHNGLWHGTIGQRSGISLPQGDPEMKGVWYISGKNYDKNQLIISKKTDRAAFEKDRLKVADWQWINSSLDFGDLDPAELTIQVRSLESPRALRAVVAGNEPEFLLQEKIDGVAPGQNLVLYKNERVLGGGIIAEAN from the coding sequence atgACAGTGCGAGCGTTGCGGCTGGTACGAAGGCTGAGCTTCTTGCGCGGATCGACGCTTGCAGACTATGCCCAGCCCGTGCCCAACCCAAACGACCAGATCGTCGTTTCGATGTCATCCGGCGTCGATTCCTCGGTAGCTGCACTGATGTATGCCAAACAGTACAAGAACGTCAAGGGCATCTTTATGGCGAACTGGTCGCCCGATTCCAGGGGCGGCGTGTCGAAGTGCACCGTTGAAAGCGACTGGGAGGAAGTACAGACGATCTGCGACCAGATCGGGATCCCCTGCGAGCGCGTGAATTTCGAAAAAGAGTACTGGTCAGACGTCTTTGAGCCCATGCTAGAGATGTATCGCAAGGGCCTGACGCCGAATCCGGACGTGGGGTGCAACAAGTACGTCAAGTTCGGCAAGATGATTGAGCATCTGTCCACCAAATTTTCACGGGATAACTGGTGGCTGGTGACCGGGCACTATGCGCGAATCATGAAACACAGAGCGACGGGCGAGTCGCATCTTTTGAGAGCTGGTTTTCTGCCGAAAGATCAGTCGTACTATCTCAGCCAGATGCCTGAATCCGTGCTCAGCAAAATTTTGATGCCTATTGGCCACTATACCAAGCCAGAAGTCAGAGAGCTGGCGCAGCGGTACGGTCTGGTCTCCAAGGACAAGCGCGACTCGCAAGGGCTGTGTTTTGTCTCGCAGCACGGCAACTTCAAAGACTTTCTCGATGAGTTCCTGCCACCAAATCCTGGGGACATCGTCACCGCAGACGGCCGTGTCTGGGGCAGACATAACGGGCTCTGGCACGGCACCATCGGCCAGCGGTCTGGGATCTCGCTGCCCCAGGGCGATCCGGAGATGAAGGGTGTGTGGTATATTTCGGGCAAAAATTACGACAAGAACCAGCTGATCATCTCCAAGAAGACCGACCGCGCGGCTTTCGAAAAAGACCGGCTCAAAGTGGCCGACTGGCAGTGGATAAACTCATCACTCGATTTCGGAGATTTAGATCCAGCAGAATTGACCATTCAAGTCCGGTCGCTGGAGTCGCCGCGTGCACTCAGGGCGGTGGTGGCCGGCAACGAACCAGAGTTCCTGCtacaggaaaaaatcgacgGCGTGGCACCAGGCCAGAACCTGGTCTTGTATAAAAACGAGCGCGTTCTCGGCGGCGGCATCATCGCCGAGGCCAACTAA
- a CDS encoding Cofilin: MSRSGVAVSDEALKAFNDLKLGKKFKSIIYKLNDAKTEIVVDSTSTEDAYDAFVEDLPENDCRYAVYDFEYEVGQGDGKRNKIVFYQWSPDTASVRAKMVYASSKDALRRALNGIGTEIQGTDFSEVAYESVLEKISRTTGLH; encoded by the exons ATG TCAAGATCTGG TGTTGCTGTTTCCGACGAGGCCTTGAAGGCTTTCAACGACCTGAAACTCggcaagaagttcaagtCGATCATCTACAAGCTCAATGACGCCAAAACCGAGATCGTCGTCGACTCCACGTCCACAGAGGACGCCTACGACGCTTTCGTCGAGGACCTGCCTGAAAACGACTGTAGATACGCCGTCTACGACTTCGAGTACGAGGTCGGCCAGGGCGACGGCAAGAGAAACAAGATCGTTTTCTACCAATGGTCTCCAGACACCGCCAGTGTCAGAGCCAAGATGGTGTACGCATCTTCCAAGGACGCCCTGAGAAGAGCCCTGAACGGTATTGGAACCGAAATCCAGGGCACCGACTTCAGCGAGGTCGCATACGAGAGTGTCCTGGAGAAGATCAGCAGAACCACTGGTCTCCATTAG
- a CDS encoding Pre-mRNA polyadenylation factor FIP1 — protein MDDDEFLYGSAEDRDAQQTETTIEAKDGAELEPAQKAASEESSSEESDSDSDVEFIIGSSESKAVAVDDKTKEQPTPGPEQTSVPIFTQTTGLDINQVASYEGQPITQLSLEELKEKPWRLPGADISDYFNYGFDELSWLAYCSKQDKLRAEFNPSKLINDLIASGSIPPSLSGLLGGMPGGMPGGMPGANGQTPMPPPFMMGMPPFMAMPNMFGQKKDGAQQQQGSKLPSRPASNSTPEPGNKSGRVQGSQRDQADRDFETGSHQQSYRDRDERGGGGRRRRR, from the coding sequence atggacgacgacgagtttttgTACGGGTCCGCGGAGGACAGGGACGCGCAGCAGACAGAGACGACGATCGAGGCGAAGGACGGCGCGGAGCTGGAGCCAGCGCAAAAAGCGGCGAGCGAggagtccagcagcgaggaATCCGACTCCGACTCGGACGTGGAGTTCATCATTGGGTCGTCCGAGTCGAAGGCGGTGGCCGTCGACGACAAGACCAAAGAGCAGCCAACGCCAGGCCCAGAACAGACCTCTGTTCCAATTTTCACACAGACAACAGGACTAGACATAAATCAGGTGGCGTCGTACGAGGGCCAGCCAATCACACAGCTGTCTCTGGAGGAACTGAAGGAGAAGCCGTGGCGTCTGCCGGGCGCAGACATTTCAGACTACTTCAATTACGGCTTTGACGAGCTTTCGTGGCTGGCGTATTGCTCGAAACAGGACAAATTGCGGGCCGAGTTCAATCCATCgaagctgatcaacgacCTGATAGCGAGCGGCTCGATTCCGCCAAGTCTGAGCGGGCTGCTAGGCGGGATGCCGGGAGGAATGCCGGGCGGAATGCCTGGTGCGAACGGCCAGACGCCTATGCCGCCTCCGTTCATGATGGGAATGCCTCCGTTCATGGCGATGCCCAACATGTTCGGGCAAAAGAAAGACGGcgcgcagcagcaacaggGCTCGAAACTGCCGTCGCGGCCGGCCTCGAACTCGACGCCCGAGCCGGGCAACAAGTCGGGCAGGGTGCAGGGCAGCCAGCGCGACCAGGCCGACAGAGACTTCGAGACGGGCTCGCACCAGCAGAGCTACAGAGACCGCGACGAGAGAGGCGGCGGGGGCAGACGAAGACGGCGCTAG